From Gemmatimonadaceae bacterium:
GGTATTCGAGCCGTAGGAGGTCAGGAACGTCACCTTCTTGACGTTCTTGAACCCCGGTTCGATGAACTTCGCAACCGGCGAGAGCGTGAACGTCCTCGTGGTGGCGATGTTATTGATATCGTAACCGACCATCGTCAGTGTGACGTCCGACAGCCACGCCGACGCAACCCAGGCGTTCAGGAAGTCAAACGTCCCTGAATTCACCGAGATCCACGTAGTCGGCGTCAGCGTCGGATCAAAGCGCGAATCGACGTAGGCGTTTGCAAAACCAACGCGGGTGCTCGCCGTCTTGGCGGCGAGGTTGCGATAGCCGGACGGATCAAGCGACGCAGTCGAGGGCTGCATCACCCAGAAATTGGTCCAGGTCCATCCCTTGTAATTAGTGGCGACGTAATTGACCCCGGTCAGATAAGGATCACCGACGCCATCCTCAAACGTCACCTGCTGCGCGATCGCAATCGACGGCGAAAACGCCGCAACAGCGACCGCCAACGAAGCGACACCGCGCGCAATGCGAGACCGAGAGGACACAAGGGAATTCATCACGTCCAACACTACTGCACAAACGGGACCGTTGGCGAGGTCAGGTGCAAAACTCTCGTAAGTCGCTCCGAAACAACAACCTCGACGATTCTAATCACCCGTTCAGCTAGCTCAGCCGTAGCCCACACGCATCACGCTGTATCGTACGGTCGAGCTTGCTACAAGCCGTCGATATAGATGAGCTCGCCTTGCGTCAACGACGCGCGCGGCGCCCCGCATAGGCCTCGGCAATCAACCGCGGCAGCATCACCCCCGCCGGCCCTTCAATCGGCAGAATGCTCGGGCCGCGCTTCTGCCCCTCCATCGTGGGATTCACCACGATGACCGTGGCACCGTGGGTCGCCGAGATCCACGGCAGGCTGGCGGCGGGCTCCACCAGGTTGGAGGTGCCGACGCTCAGGAACACGTCGCAAGCGATGGCGGCGTCGCGCGCCGCTTCGAACGGCTTCATCGGCAACGGCTCGCCAAACCACACAACGTCCGGCCGCATCCGCTTCCCACAGCTTTCGCACGGAATGAGGGCCCCGGTGTCCTCGAGCGGCGCCGCCACCCGGGTCCCACAACTGCCGCTGCAGCGCAGATGCATGATCGACCCGTGCAACCGGATGACGTCCGTGCTGCCGGCCCGTTCGTGCAGATCGTCAACGTTCTGCGTAATGAGCGTGCAATGCGCCACCCGGCTGGCCAGCGTCACCAGCGCCTGATGGGCGGCGTTGGGCTGGGCCCCCCGGATCATGGCCCGGCGGGCCGCATACCACTGACTGACCCGGTCCGGATCGGCGGCGAACGCCTCCGGGGTGGCGAGTTCCTGCGGCGAGAAACGCGCCCAGATTCCCGTTTGGGCCTCACGGAACGTCGGGATACCACTTTCCGCTGACACCCCGGCCCCGGTCAGCACACACACATGTTCGGCGGAGCGGAGGGCGCGGGCGGCCAGCGAGAGCTGTTCGGCGCGGGTCTGGGGGTCCGTCGGGGGCGGCGAAGCGACGCGACGGCGCTGCTGGGCTGGATCCGGTGGGGTCATGATGGCGCGACTATACAACAGCGTCGCGCCACGCACCAGACACCCCCCGGGGGTGCCGACCGTGACAAAGTCGTTGCAATTC
This genomic window contains:
- a CDS encoding PEP-CTERM sorting domain-containing protein gives rise to the protein MMNSLVSSRSRIARGVASLAVAVAAFSPSIAIAQQVTFEDGVGDPYLTGVNYVATNYKGWTWTNFWVMQPSTASLDPSGYRNLAAKTASTRVGFANAYVDSRFDPTLTPTTWISVNSGTFDFLNAWVASAWLSDVTLTMVGYDINNIATTRTFTLSPVAKFIEPGFKNVKKVTFLTSYGSNTPGYGDSGTAFAIDNINTSTVPEPSTVALLAAGLAGIGVAARRRKR
- a CDS encoding NAD-dependent deacylase — its product is MTPPDPAQQRRRVASPPPTDPQTRAEQLSLAARALRSAEHVCVLTGAGVSAESGIPTFREAQTGIWARFSPQELATPEAFAADPDRVSQWYAARRAMIRGAQPNAAHQALVTLASRVAHCTLITQNVDDLHERAGSTDVIRLHGSIMHLRCSGSCGTRVAAPLEDTGALIPCESCGKRMRPDVVWFGEPLPMKPFEAARDAAIACDVFLSVGTSNLVEPAASLPWISATHGATVIVVNPTMEGQKRGPSILPIEGPAGVMLPRLIAEAYAGRRARR